GATATCTatcattgtattttttttttttttggcacttttcacttaaaaaggacaaaatacaagggcacaaaaaaaaaaaaaaaaaacaagggtccCCAAGGAGCTTGGAAATAACGAAATGCCGGCCCCCTCTGTTTTTTCATTCTTGTCCAAAGCCCGGATTTATCAAATactcgaaataaaaaaaattgaaataacaaAACAATTTTCGGACAAAATAATAATAGCACAATAAGAGAATTTCATTTtgttatgccttttttttttttttgtggcgcttacgtttgtgtttttttttttggtcggatcttGTGGCGCTTACGTTAAGCAGTAAGAATCTTCAACATCACGCAAGAACGACCCAGCCAGCCACGCATCGctacctttctttttcttggcatTCCCCACTCCCCTCTCTGAAAGTTCAACACGTTTTTTTCTCTCCCAAATCTCGCAAGTTTTCATCTTCTTGGGCTTTCCCGAGAAAGTCGGCAGCTTTCTTGGCGGAATCGCTTCCCAGATAAGTGCCTTTGGATTGGAATTTCGAGGAATTTTCCACGCTGCGATTCCCGTTAGTTGTTTCTTGGCTGTGTAAAGGTGACccctttcctttgtttttttttttctgcgtcTCTCTGAATTGGGTTTGGTGTTGTAGGGCTCATATGCCCAAATCCCATTTGGAGAGACCAGAATTCGTGTTTCGATCTTGGTCTCGAGCTTTGTTAGATAAAGTTGCGAAGCCGAGCCTTTTTCTGGGAGGATACTTGGCGTGTCGAAGTTATTTAGGAATATTCGAGGCTGTATTGGGGGTTTAGTAGCATGTTTGTTTCCCTGGTTCCTGTTCTATCAAGTGCTTGAGGAGTGCAGAATACTATTGCGTGTGGTGTGGCCTGTGTTGGTGCTAATTGGGTCGGATTTGTGTAGATCGTTATGTGGTGTATGGTTTGATCCAACTGGCAGTGTTCAGGTCGATGTGCATGTGTTCACCGGATTTGGATGTGTTTGTCTGAATCGGGCAGTGACAAGGTGCGGTGTTGTGTATAACCAAAGTATatcttctttgaatttcttgATTGGAGCGCTTCTACTCCAAGAATAGTTTTTACGATGGGGAAGCAGAGTGGGAGGAAGGGAGGAAAATCTGGTGATAGTGTTGGAAAGCAACACAAAGCTGGGGAGAACGCTCCAAAAGCATTTGATAAGGACACGGCGGTTTTCATTGCAATGTCCCAGGAACTGAAGGATGAAGGGAATAGGTTGTTTCAAAAGAGAGACTATGAAGGGGCTAtgctgaaatatgaaaaagccCTCAAATTGCTCCCTAGGGTTCACATAGATGTGTCGTATCTCCGCAGCAATATGGCTGCGTGCTATATGCAAATGGGTCTCAGTGAGTACCCGCGGGCGATCCATGAGTGCAATTTGGCCCTAGAAGTCACGCCCAAGTATTCTAAAGCACTTTTGAAGAGGGCAAGATGTTACGAGGCATTGAATCGGTTGGATTTAGCATTGAGGGACACTTCATCAGTTCTGAACATGGAACCAAATAATGTAATGGCATTGGAGATAGCAGATAGGGTGAAAGCTACAATCGCAGAGAAAGGATTGACTGTGAACAATGAATCGATTGAGTTGCCGCCTGACTACGTTGAACCTCCTAGCTCTTCATCATTGGCAAAACGAGTGAAAGAGAAAGCTCGGAAAAAGAAAGGTAGCCGAGTCGAGGGGAAGAAACCTCTCGAAAAGCCTAAGGAGATTGAGAACGTTGATAAAGTTGAGGAAAATAAGGCCAGGCAGATATTTGAGAGAAGTAAGGATGAGGAAGGAGCTGATGAGAAGAAGCCAGAGGATAAGGCAGTAGTGGAGGAGAAAATCATGAGCATAGAGGACGAATTGCCTAAGAAGACTGTAAAGTTGGTTTTTGGAGAGGACATAAGATGGGCTCAGTTGCCAGTTAATTGTAGTCTCTTGCAGGTGAGGGAAGTGATACGCGATCGCTTCCCGAGCTCCAGAGCTGTTCTTGTAAAGTACAGAGACCAAGAAGGTGACTTGGTCACAATTACTACAGATGAAGAACTGAGATGGGCTGAGGCATCCACAGAGCCACAGGGTTCTATCAGATTGTACGTTGTCCCAGTGAATCCTGACCAGGATCCATTTCATGGGAGACTTTCAGACAAGGAGGACATTGATGATGTTACCATCAAGAACGATGTACTTCAGGAGAATGGGCACGTGGTCAAAGCCGCTGAAGCAGGAAAGAAGCCAACTTGCATTGATGACTGGATAATTAATTTTGCTCAACTTTTCAAGAATTATGTTGGCTTAGACTCTGATGAATACTTGGATCTTCATGAACTTGGTATGAAGCTTTATTCTGAAGCAATGGAGGAGACTATCACTAGTGATGAGGCTCAAAACATTTTCACAATAGCTGCTGAGAAGTTTCAAGAGATGGCAGCTCTAGCTTTGTTCAACTGGGGTAATGTCCACATGTCAAGGGCAAGAAAAGGTGTGCACTTACCAGAGGATGCTTCAGAGGATTCCTTACTTGAGCAGATAAAAATTGCATATGATCGGGCATTAAAAGAGTATAGAAGTGCGGGGAAGAGATTTGAAGAAGCGTTGAAGATTAAACCAGATTTCTATGAAGGATATCTAGCCCTAGGGCAGCAACAATTTGAGCAGGCTAAACTTTCTTGGTATTATGCACTAGGGAGCAAAGCTGACTTGGAAACATGGCCTTCTTCTGAGATGCTCCAACTCTATAACTACGCTGAGGACAACATGGAAAAAGGCATGCAGATGTGGGAAGAGTGGGAAGAGCAACGCTTGAAGGATCTCTCAAATCCAAATAATAGTAAAGTTCAGTTGCAACAATTAGGGTTGGATGGATCGTTCAATGAAATGACGGCAAATGAAGCTGCTGATCAGGCTGCAAACATGAGATCACAGATAAATCTTTTGTGGGGTAGTATGCTGTATGAGCGTTCCATTGTAGAATTCAAATTAGGATTACCTGTCTGGCATGAATGTTTGGAAGTTGGGGTCGAGAAGTTTGAACTTGCTGGAGCTTCTCCGACGGATATAGCGGTTATGGTGAAGAACCATTGTTCAAATGATGGTGCAGTTGAAGGTAACAGCTATGTACTCTTTGTCGTGTTGTGTTTGGTGAACTTATTAAATGTTGAGAAGAAGCTGATCCTCTCCTATGTGACAGGTTTAGGATTTAAGATTGATGAGATAGTACAAGCATGGAATGAGATGTATGAAGCTAAAAAGTGGCAGAGTGATGTTCCATCATTCCGGTTGGAGCCATTGTTCCGGAGGCGAACATCCAGACTTCATCATGCTCTTGAACAACATTAGGTACCATGCCCTTGGACAGGCTTTCCAAGACAGACGTCACTCTTGTTTTTCTCCACCTTTTGGGTTACGTAATGCTGTGTGTCGAGGTATGTGGTGATGTCTTTTTACGTCAAAACAATGCTGGTTCCTACTACAGTTCTGGCCAGAATAAATGATTGCTGCCTAGACTCTAGAAATTTTTGACTAGTTATTAGTTGTCCCCTGTATTGctttctctctaactctctAGTACTATTATACCACTTAAGAATTTAGGAGCAGCCAGTTCTGGGTGTGGTCTTTTTAATTTGCTGTAGGAATCTCCTTGATTGCCCTTTCTTGTGCTTTCTTCACTTGATGATTTGTTCAAGTAAGGGAGAAAAAACCTTTGTGTGGAAGTTAACAATGTTAGTTCGTGTGAAGTTTTGAGATAAAACATCTTCGAAGAAACCTTTTATTAAGAGCTTGTTAGAGATTTTTAGCTAGTAGGACTTGGATTTAGTTCTCACCTTAACGGCCGATAATGATATCCATAGCATGCGGTCATGCTTCTTGGGAAAAATAAGGGGGAATGGATAGCATTGTTGTACCTGGTTGGGAACCTGCAAAAGTCGTCATTTGAGGATTTTGACGATGGATGGGATTGACTGTATTATATTTAGTATATTGCATTGACCTCTAGAGCAATATCTCGGTCTGTTTGGTGCAGATATCGGAATTGTCAATGactaaaaatagtttt
This genomic interval from Rhodamnia argentea isolate NSW1041297 chromosome 4, ASM2092103v1, whole genome shotgun sequence contains the following:
- the LOC115752570 gene encoding protein PHOX1-like, coding for MGKQSGRKGGKSGDSVGKQHKAGENAPKAFDKDTAVFIAMSQELKDEGNRLFQKRDYEGAMLKYEKALKLLPRVHIDVSYLRSNMAACYMQMGLSEYPRAIHECNLALEVTPKYSKALLKRARCYEALNRLDLALRDTSSVLNMEPNNVMALEIADRVKATIAEKGLTVNNESIELPPDYVEPPSSSSLAKRVKEKARKKKGSRVEGKKPLEKPKEIENVDKVEENKARQIFERSKDEEGADEKKPEDKAVVEEKIMSIEDELPKKTVKLVFGEDIRWAQLPVNCSLLQVREVIRDRFPSSRAVLVKYRDQEGDLVTITTDEELRWAEASTEPQGSIRLYVVPVNPDQDPFHGRLSDKEDIDDVTIKNDVLQENGHVVKAAEAGKKPTCIDDWIINFAQLFKNYVGLDSDEYLDLHELGMKLYSEAMEETITSDEAQNIFTIAAEKFQEMAALALFNWGNVHMSRARKGVHLPEDASEDSLLEQIKIAYDRALKEYRSAGKRFEEALKIKPDFYEGYLALGQQQFEQAKLSWYYALGSKADLETWPSSEMLQLYNYAEDNMEKGMQMWEEWEEQRLKDLSNPNNSKVQLQQLGLDGSFNEMTANEAADQAANMRSQINLLWGSMLYERSIVEFKLGLPVWHECLEVGVEKFELAGASPTDIAVMVKNHCSNDGAVEGLGFKIDEIVQAWNEMYEAKKWQSDVPSFRLEPLFRRRTSRLHHALEQH